Within the Staphylococcus argenteus genome, the region ATACATAAAAAATATAAATAAGAGTCAGAATAAAAATAATTTTTGTTAAAGGATTAAGTGGTTTATCTAAAAATATAGCACCATATAGTAATTCCATTAATTTTAAGAATATTAAAATCCCCAAAATAATCGAAATAATATTCTTCATTTTAACACCCCCTTCTTTCTATTTAGTTTCATTTGATAAAGAATATTCCCCTCTTTTTAATAAGTGTTACCAAAAAGACTATATAATTTTTCAAGTAATTTACTACAACATAAAAAACGGGTCTTGTTATGTATAATCATAATGACTAACCACATAACAAAACCCTTTCTACCTTTATAATTAAATCGTAAAGGTTTACAGTTTATATTTTATTCATATAACCAAGCATCACGTGGTGAAGCATAGCTAGTAATTTCATTTTCATTAAACCATAAATTAATTTCACGTTCAGCAGACTCTAATGAATCTGAACCGTGAATGATATTTCTACCAACAGTTAAACCTAAATCACCTCTTATTGATCCTGGAGAAGCTTCTGATGGATTTGTGCTGCCAATAATATGTCTTGATACATTAACTGCATCTTCACCTTCAACTACCATTGCGAACACTGGTGCTGATGTAATAAATGAAATTAAATCATTATAAAATGGTTTGCCTTGGTGTTCGCCATAATGTGTTTCAGCAAGTTCCATTGGTACTTGCATTAATTTACCGCCAACAAGTTTAAGTCCTTTTCGTTCAATTCTTGAAATTACTTCACCAATTAGGTTTCTTTGTACTGCATCTGGTTTAATCATTAAAAATGTACGTTCCACTTTATGTATCCCCCCTGTGTTTAATAGGTTTATGTATATTACTATTATATATTAACAGGTTGGTAAAGCGCTTTCAATACTTTTCATAAATACTAAGTGTTTCTTGAACCCATTTTTTTCGTTAAACTTTGTAAAAGTGATTTAGGGTGGCCATCTGGCAGTTCATCAATTAATTTTAAAGCTTTATTCAAATACTTTGTACTAACTGCTTTAGATTCATTAATACTGTCAGACTTTCTAATAATTTGAATACATTCTTCAAATTCTTTACGATCGCTGTCACGACGTAATTGTTCAATTTTTA harbors:
- the ndk gene encoding nucleoside-diphosphate kinase — encoded protein: MERTFLMIKPDAVQRNLIGEVISRIERKGLKLVGGKLMQVPMELAETHYGEHQGKPFYNDLISFITSAPVFAMVVEGEDAVNVSRHIIGSTNPSEASPGSIRGDLGLTVGRNIIHGSDSLESAEREINLWFNENEITSYASPRDAWLYE